The window TATGAGTAAAACGATATTGTCGTTGCTGCCGAAAAGTTCTTTAAATCGGTATTCATTTTTTTTGTGTACTCATTTACATTTACAAAAACTTCTTCGGTCATATAAGTTGTTCTAAACTTTTTTAAACCGAAAGCCGCAAATACAGTTACGGCTGCGAGCAAAATCAGTAAAAGAAAACGGTGCTTTAATTGAAATTTTGCAATTAAAAAAAACCGTGTATTCCTTCCAATTTCATTTTATAAATCTCCTTGTAATACTAACAATTGGTAGACATCGTTTAGGGGGCGGATGTTTACACCGTGTTTTTTTAAGTCGCCGATAATTTTTTGCATGCAGCAACATCCGCCATTACGAATTCGTGGCGGATATTTTCGTATTTTTTTCCTGCCGAGCGGTTAAACAAAAGCTTAAATTCGTCTAAACGGCTGTAGACAAGAGTGCATAAATTCTGCAAAGATGTGCGTATTGTTTCTTTTGTTGAGAAAAGGTCTTTAGTTTTGTATAATGTATTGGGATTTAAGAAAAATCGGTATCGATGTTTAATGTTTGAGTGATAAGCTGCTGTACGGCAGCTTCAAAGATTTCCGCTTTTGATCTGATGATTTACTTTAGGCACATGAACCTGATCCAAATTTAAGACAAGCGGAAAAAATATCGTTCAAAGAACCTTTAACCGTATCTGTAAACGGTGAATTTTGCGAAATCTTAGCTCTTTCCGGTGTTGAAGAACAATTTTCAGATACCCCAATAACCTCTTTTCTTATACAGATTTCAACGGATGAGGTGAAATTTTCCGATAAGAATAAACTTGAACTCAGCATAATCGATAAAAACGGCGACTATGGAGAAGTCTCAATATTCTTGTTTACAATGTGATAAGGAGATACTAATGCAAAACAAAACTGCACCGAGATGGGGTTTAAAAAACATTTATCACAATTTTAAATCAAAAGAATATGTTGAATAAAAAAAGAAGATTCCTGTATTGATTCCCAAGTTTGAAAAGCTCTTAAAGGTTTTTTCGTACAGGGACTAAAAAAAATGGCTTATAAAAGCTTTAATTATAATACTTTCGCCTGTAATTCATAAAGCTCTTTATACTTGCCTTCTTGGTTTATAAGCTCTTCATGATTTCCGTCTTGAACAATCTTTGCATTGTCAAAAACAAGAGTCCTATCCGAAAACTTCGTTACCGCCATTCGATGCGAAATATAAAGCGAGCACTTGTCTTTAAAGAATTCATCAAACTGTTCATAAATTTTATTTTCGGCTTTCGGGTCTAGGGCGGCGGTAGGCTCATCTAAAATTGCTATCGGTGCATTTTTATATGCTGCTCTTGCAATCGCAATTTTTTGCCCTTGTCCGCCCGACGGTGTAAAACCCGCATCATCGAAATCGCGGTACACTAATGTGTCTACTCCCTTATTGAGTTTTTCTATAACTTCTTTTAAGCCCGTGCTTTCAACTATTTTTTCAAACCGTTTTTTATCTTCTTCCGTTTCCGTTTTACCGAAGGTAATGTTTTCTTTTATGCTGAAAGAAAAAAACTTAAAGTCTTGGAAAACGGCGGCAAACCAAGTTTGATAATAATCGTAGTCGATTGTTTTGATGTCGATACCGTTAATTAAAATCTTCCCATTTGTAGGCTCGTAAAGTCTCATTAACAATTTTACAAAGGTGGATTTACCCGCACCGTTTTCTCCGATGACGGCAATGCGCTCTTTAGAATTAAACTTTACGCTTACATTTTGCAGTGCGTACTTTTCGGATTTACCGTATTTAAAAGAAACATTTTGAAATTCAATATCGAAAGAAAAGGGAAGGGCGGGTTTCATATTGGAAAAATTTTGTTCTATAGGGATACTTATATAGTCCTTATATGATTTAAATAATATTTTAAAATGTTGAATATCTATTATATATCTTATTATTACGGTTAAAATGTTAAAAAAAGCTGTGATAGAAGCTAAATACATGGAAAAATCTGCAACCGTTAAAGAACTTGTAAATGTTTTTCTAAAAAGATAATAATAGGCTATGATTAATTGAAAAAGCATTGCAAATGCCGAAATGCAACCTGACTTCCAATTTGCAAACCCGATTTTTTTATAAAAAGAAAAAATTTCAGTTAATTGTATTTTATACTTGTCTAAGAACCAATCACCTAAATTATAATTTCTAATTTCTTTACCATATTGAAAATCATTTAATTTTTCATCAAAGTACATTCTGCGTCGCTCGAGTATTGATTTTTCTAAATAATATGTTTTTATCGGTTTTAAATATTTATCTAAAAAAAATGATTGTAAAAATACCACTATGACCAGTGAAAGCACAACGATAGGGCTTAGTGTAAAAATAATTCCGGCAAAACTTGCAAGTGCT is drawn from Treponema pedis and contains these coding sequences:
- a CDS encoding ABC transporter ATP-binding protein, which produces MIKAFWFFFLECWKLNWKFPFFLMINEIILASIYVANAMLPKFIIEALFIQKSKILSIFWIVTVISVVFILTLLRNFLYGIEFVQRNKTLQLYSLKFTDNLVKIKYEELEKQSFLDKKIKAMQFISASGEDFATVLRNGFSIFGQFLALASFAGIIFTLSPIVVLSLVIVVFLQSFFLDKYLKPIKTYYLEKSILERRRMYFDEKLNDFQYGKEIRNYNLGDWFLDKYKIQLTEIFSFYKKIGFANWKSGCISAFAMLFQLIIAYYYLFRKTFTSSLTVADFSMYLASITAFFNILTVIIRYIIDIQHFKILFKSYKDYISIPIEQNFSNMKPALPFSFDIEFQNVSFKYGKSEKYALQNVSVKFNSKERIAVIGENGAGKSTFVKLLMRLYEPTNGKILINGIDIKTIDYDYYQTWFAAVFQDFKFFSFSIKENITFGKTETEEDKKRFEKIVESTGLKEVIEKLNKGVDTLVYRDFDDAGFTPSGGQGQKIAIARAAYKNAPIAILDEPTAALDPKAENKIYEQFDEFFKDKCSLYISHRMAVTKFSDRTLVFDNAKIVQDGNHEELINQEGKYKELYELQAKVL